The following proteins are co-located in the Bacteroidales bacterium genome:
- a CDS encoding glycosyltransferase, producing MTDLAVIMSVYINDKISYLEQSVQSILTQTYADFDFFIAFDGPVSNEIENYLINLRDKRIHLYKIEKNGGLARALNFLLEIVLNNPEYKFIARMDADDISVSNRFESQKKFFLSNPKIACVGSWYKEIDENDKIVSYQKLPLKHEEIKKFILRRSPLAHSSVMFRREMVDRAGLYPTDSLDLKIIFFGVTLLRVV from the coding sequence ATGACTGATCTTGCTGTAATAATGTCAGTATATATAAACGACAAGATTAGCTATTTAGAGCAATCAGTACAGAGTATCTTAACACAGACCTACGCTGACTTTGATTTTTTTATCGCATTTGATGGTCCTGTTTCAAATGAAATAGAAAATTATCTTATAAATTTAAGAGATAAGAGGATCCATTTATATAAAATTGAGAAAAATGGAGGATTGGCACGAGCTCTAAATTTTTTGTTAGAAATTGTCTTAAATAATCCTGAATATAAATTTATTGCTAGGATGGATGCGGATGATATCTCCGTATCAAATAGATTTGAGTCTCAAAAAAAATTCTTTCTTTCAAATCCTAAGATTGCCTGTGTTGGATCATGGTACAAGGAAATTGATGAAAATGATAAAATAGTTTCATATCAGAAATTACCTTTAAAGCATGAAGAGATAAAAAAATTTATTTTAAGACGATCTCCATTGGCTCATTCATCGGTAATGTTCAGAAGGGAAATGGTTGATAGAGCAGGCCTGTATCCTACAGATTCCTTAGACTTGAAGATTATCTTTTTTGGAGTAACGCTATTAAGAGTGGTCTAA
- a CDS encoding glycosyltransferase family 4 protein, with the protein MKDKNVAIIVTSITSLGPVKVMQTLVNYLSKIDHPLKIKVYYIKSTFDFNMEMNVPIERLNYNTFPFGSFDIIHTNGFRPDFFAFVNRKKIKYHISTLHNLVFEDLSFTYNRFISFIFGNIWLILWRKADKLICVSRSMKTYYEKLLPASKLEIIYNSVPENNDLVRLDSVIVKIIDDFRIRGLKIFGFSGILNKRKGLDQILNLLSIEKGLALVVFGSGEGLKKLQNIAEKLNVSDRVCFCGFMNNPVIYYRFLDFFVMPSRSEGFGLALVEAVQSKVPVICSDLEVFKELFNNDEVTFFKLENLSSLIDALREVNEDGPEKVDLAFTRYLKNYTEKLMATKYLELYRYAS; encoded by the coding sequence ATGAAAGATAAAAATGTTGCAATTATTGTAACCAGTATAACTAGTCTTGGTCCTGTTAAGGTTATGCAGACATTAGTAAATTATTTAAGTAAAATCGATCATCCACTAAAGATAAAGGTTTATTATATCAAATCAACTTTTGATTTTAATATGGAAATGAATGTTCCGATTGAAAGATTGAACTACAATACATTTCCTTTTGGCAGTTTTGATATAATACATACTAATGGTTTTCGCCCTGATTTTTTTGCATTTGTGAACAGAAAAAAAATTAAATATCATATCTCTACTTTGCACAATTTGGTATTCGAGGACTTATCATTTACTTATAACAGGTTCATTTCATTTATATTCGGAAATATTTGGTTAATACTGTGGCGAAAAGCTGATAAACTGATTTGTGTTTCTAGATCTATGAAAACCTACTATGAGAAGTTACTACCTGCCTCTAAGCTTGAGATAATTTATAACAGCGTTCCTGAAAATAATGACCTGGTTAGGCTGGATTCTGTTATTGTAAAAATTATTGATGATTTCAGAATCCGGGGATTAAAGATTTTTGGGTTTTCAGGAATTCTGAATAAAAGAAAAGGGCTGGATCAGATTTTGAATCTCTTGTCTATTGAAAAAGGCTTGGCACTTGTTGTTTTTGGCTCAGGAGAGGGGTTGAAAAAGTTGCAAAATATAGCTGAAAAATTGAATGTCTCTGACAGGGTCTGTTTTTGTGGATTCATGAACAATCCGGTTATTTATTATAGATTTCTTGATTTTTTTGTAATGCCTTCCCGTTCAGAAGGATTTGGCCTGGCTTTAGTAGAAGCTGTTCAGTCTAAGGTCCCTGTTATTTGTTCTGATCTGGAAGTGTTTAAGGAATTATTTAATAATGATGAAGTTACGTTTTTTAAACTAGAGAATTTGAGCTCTTTGATTGATGCCTTGAGAGAAGTAAATGAAGATGGACCTGAAAAGGTCGATTTAGCATTCACGAGATATTTGAAAAACTATACTGAAAAGTTAATGGCAACTAAGTATTTGGAATTATATAGATACGCATCTTAG
- a CDS encoding GDP-L-fucose synthase, with protein sequence MKTDSKIYIAGHNGMVGSAIHRNLVTKGFSNFVFTPFPQFDLTDQKTVADFFAKEKPEYVILAAAKVGGIVANNTYRAQFLYENLMIQNNIIHQSYVNRVKKLLFLGSSCIYPKNCPQPIKEEYLLTGDLEYTNEPYAIAKIAGIKMCESYNIQYGTNFISVMPTNLYGPNDNYNLETSHVLPALIRKMHLGKCLENNDWDALRKDLNKYPIEGVNETSSESDIMNILSKYGIKYTSETEYPESSTEHPAPSIQHPVSITLWGTGSPFREFLYVDDLADACVFLMENVNYADLFDKYPAPSTQHPASSFMSSEPDAPRPKPHADIKNTHINIGTGKDLTIKELAELIRDIVGFNGMIDWDYSKPDGTYRKLLDVGKINLLGWKEKIELEEGIMKVYSKHNL encoded by the coding sequence TTGAAAACAGACTCCAAAATATACATAGCTGGCCATAATGGTATGGTAGGCAGTGCTATACATAGAAATTTAGTTACAAAAGGATTCTCCAATTTTGTTTTTACACCTTTCCCTCAATTTGATCTGACCGACCAAAAAACTGTTGCAGATTTTTTTGCAAAAGAGAAACCTGAATATGTAATACTTGCTGCAGCCAAGGTTGGAGGAATAGTTGCTAATAATACCTACCGTGCTCAGTTTCTGTATGAGAATTTAATGATCCAGAATAATATTATCCATCAGAGCTATGTAAATAGAGTAAAAAAGTTGCTGTTCTTAGGGAGCTCATGTATATATCCAAAGAATTGTCCTCAGCCAATTAAAGAAGAGTATCTCCTTACTGGTGATTTGGAATATACTAACGAACCATACGCTATTGCAAAAATTGCTGGCATTAAGATGTGTGAATCATATAACATTCAATATGGTACAAACTTTATTTCAGTTATGCCAACAAATCTTTACGGACCAAACGATAATTATAACCTTGAAACATCGCACGTCCTCCCAGCACTTATTAGAAAGATGCATTTAGGTAAATGTCTGGAAAACAATGATTGGGATGCGCTCAGAAAAGATCTTAATAAATATCCGATTGAAGGTGTTAATGAAACTTCGTCCGAATCAGATATAATGAATATTCTTTCAAAATACGGAATTAAATACACATCTGAAACCGAGTACCCAGAATCTAGCACCGAGCACCCAGCACCAAGCATCCAGCACCCAGTTTCCATTACCCTCTGGGGCACCGGCTCTCCATTTCGAGAGTTCTTATATGTTGATGATTTGGCCGATGCTTGTGTGTTTTTGATGGAAAATGTAAATTATGCCGATCTATTTGATAAGTACCCAGCACCCAGCACCCAGCACCCAGCATCATCTTTTATGAGCTCTGAGCCCGACGCCCCACGCCCGAAGCCTCATGCCGACATAAAGAACACCCACATTAACATCGGCACCGGTAAAGATCTTACTATTAAAGAGCTTGCTGAATTGATTAGAGATATTGTTGGATTTAATGGTATGATTGATTGGGATTATTCAAAACCTGATGGCACTTATCGCAAGTTGCTTGATGTAGGTAAAATAAATTTATTGGGTTGGAAAGAAAAAATAGAATTGGAGGAAGGGATTATGAAGGTTTATTCAAAGCATAATTTATAA
- the gmd gene encoding GDP-mannose 4,6-dehydratase translates to MKKIALISGITGQDGSYLTELLLDKGYEVNGIIRRSSSFNTFRIDHIYNNPEYLNKSFFSSLWNLTDSSNLNRLVEKIKPTEIYNLGAQSHVQVSFEVPEYTAEVDGVGTLRFLDAIKEVGLKTRFYQASTSELYGKVREIPQTEKTPFYPRSPYAAAKLYAYWVVVNYREAYNVFASNGILFNHESERRGKTFVTRKITVAASKIILGQQDKLILGNIDSKRDWGYAPEYVEGMWRILQAENPDDFVLATNETHTIREFIEETFKVLGEEIVWTGKGIEEKGMLKSSGKEVIGIDPRYFRPTEVDILIGDPAKAKAILGWQPKTTFKDLVKIMVLSDFKKAKKRMI, encoded by the coding sequence ATGAAAAAAATAGCTTTGATCTCAGGAATTACAGGACAAGACGGGTCCTACCTTACTGAATTATTATTGGATAAGGGTTATGAAGTAAATGGAATTATCAGGCGATCAAGCTCCTTTAATACTTTCAGGATAGATCATATTTATAATAATCCTGAATACCTGAATAAAAGTTTTTTTTCTTCATTATGGAATCTTACTGATTCGAGTAACCTGAACAGGCTGGTTGAGAAGATAAAGCCTACAGAGATTTATAATCTTGGAGCACAGTCGCATGTTCAGGTGTCATTTGAAGTACCTGAGTACACAGCAGAAGTGGATGGTGTTGGAACACTTCGTTTTCTTGATGCTATAAAGGAGGTTGGATTGAAGACCAGATTTTACCAGGCTTCTACATCTGAATTATATGGCAAAGTGCGAGAGATACCACAGACAGAAAAAACGCCGTTTTATCCAAGAAGTCCATATGCTGCAGCAAAGCTATATGCTTACTGGGTAGTGGTTAATTACAGGGAAGCGTATAATGTATTTGCAAGTAATGGGATACTTTTTAATCACGAAAGTGAAAGAAGAGGAAAGACTTTTGTAACACGAAAAATTACAGTAGCTGCATCAAAGATTATTCTTGGTCAACAGGATAAGCTTATTCTTGGAAATATTGACTCAAAGCGTGACTGGGGCTATGCTCCTGAGTACGTTGAGGGAATGTGGAGGATATTGCAAGCAGAGAATCCTGATGACTTTGTTTTGGCTACTAATGAAACACATACAATCCGCGAGTTTATTGAAGAAACATTTAAAGTTTTAGGAGAAGAGATTGTGTGGACAGGTAAAGGAATAGAAGAAAAAGGGATGCTGAAATCATCAGGTAAAGAAGTTATTGGAATTGATCCCCGTTATTTCCGTCCAACTGAGGTAGATATCCTTATAGGAGACCCTGCTAAGGCAAAAGCAATACTTGGCTGGCAACCAAAAACTACCTTTAAAGATCTGGTGAAAATTATGGTTTTGTCAGATTTCAAAAAAGCAAAAAAACGAATGATTTAG
- a CDS encoding adenylyltransferase/cytidyltransferase family protein codes for MSQNTPRKVFVSGCFDILHSGHIAFLKEASQYGDLHVGLGSDRTIYDLKGRSTVNSEDERLYMLQALSCVKSVTINKGGGILDFLDDMKVLKPDIFIVNEDGHTPEKEEICKDLRIEYKVLKRIPHANLPVRSTTTLRKETPIPYRIDLAGTWIDQPYVSKHNPGWAITASIEPTIEFNERSGMATSTRKKAIELWNDHLPMENPEKLAKILFRYDNDPGTKDVSGSQDSIGITMPGINRFFYDKEQYWPSRFETITDLSIIKWLEERLYMVTLWPRPADFVVLENTSISAENVKNLTSAAEMAWEGLIKKDINLFSKGFVQSFNSQITMFPKMMNNKIAKVIDMHRDKALAWKLSGAGGGGYLILISDEEIPNAIKVKIRIKDYWI; via the coding sequence ATGTCTCAGAATACTCCAAGGAAGGTTTTCGTAAGCGGTTGCTTTGACATACTCCATTCAGGTCATATTGCCTTCTTAAAAGAAGCATCTCAATATGGTGATTTGCATGTTGGCTTGGGTTCAGACAGGACGATATATGATCTTAAGGGAAGAAGTACCGTAAATTCAGAAGATGAAAGACTTTACATGCTTCAGGCGTTGTCGTGCGTGAAGAGCGTAACAATTAACAAAGGAGGTGGAATTCTTGATTTCCTTGATGATATGAAGGTTCTCAAGCCCGACATTTTCATAGTGAACGAAGATGGGCATACTCCGGAGAAGGAAGAAATTTGCAAAGATTTGAGAATAGAGTATAAAGTTCTGAAGCGAATACCTCACGCTAATCTGCCAGTACGGTCTACTACAACATTAAGAAAAGAGACTCCAATTCCGTATAGAATTGACCTGGCAGGAACCTGGATTGATCAGCCATATGTTTCAAAGCATAACCCGGGTTGGGCAATAACAGCATCAATAGAACCAACAATCGAATTTAATGAACGTTCCGGAATGGCAACATCAACAAGGAAAAAAGCTATTGAGCTTTGGAATGATCATCTTCCAATGGAGAATCCGGAAAAACTCGCAAAAATTCTTTTCAGATATGATAATGATCCCGGTACAAAAGATGTAAGTGGATCACAGGATTCTATTGGGATCACAATGCCTGGAATAAACAGGTTTTTTTACGATAAGGAACAGTACTGGCCATCGAGATTCGAGACAATAACTGATCTTTCAATAATAAAATGGCTTGAGGAACGACTTTATATGGTTACACTCTGGCCCCGACCTGCTGATTTTGTTGTACTTGAAAATACCAGTATTTCAGCTGAAAATGTTAAAAATCTTACTTCGGCGGCTGAAATGGCTTGGGAAGGATTAATCAAAAAGGATATAAATCTGTTCTCAAAAGGATTTGTTCAATCCTTTAATTCGCAGATTACAATGTTCCCAAAAATGATGAATAATAAGATTGCCAAAGTGATTGATATGCACAGGGATAAAGCATTGGCATGGAAACTTTCAGGAGCAGGAGGAGGAGGATATTTGATTCTTATTAGCGACGAAGAGATTCCGAACGCCATAAAAGTTAAGATCAGGATAAAAGATTATTGGATTTAA
- a CDS encoding polysaccharide biosynthesis protein — translation MIDRLKHQTIEIFRKHSLPRWFVLLIDISAVLLTFLLAYILRFNFELNTFSYPVAIKQGVLVSAVYLGLMLLFKSYSGLLRQTTIKDTFIIAVTNTVALVILLILTLITRRVSLESLYNVPLSILMIHYGTVTVSLIFFRVFIKMFYVFVSVPSSSRKNVLIYGSGETGIMVKKVIHSDPRSGYQLKGFIDDNPKLQGKKVDGFPVYSQKVLSREFIEAEGISVFIFAIKDISPQKKKEVLESMIELGLEILDTPSFDQWLNGNLQVKQLRKVQLEDLLGRDPITLDLKRIGAGLKGKTILVTGAAGSIGSEIVRQLTRYDYKLLVLVDQAETPCFYLNNELTEKFPDCRFKLIVGDVTNELKMDFIFRKYHPEIVFHAAAYKHVPVMERNPHEAFRVNVGGTKNISDLAIKYKAEKFVMISSDKAVNPTNVMGASKKVCELLVHAQARRTGIKTKFITTRFGNVLGSNGSVIPLFKKQIADGGPITITDPEITRFFMTIPEACQLVLEAGFMGNGGEIFIFDMGQPIKILDIATRLIQLSGLEPYEDIEIKFTGLRPGEKLYEELFATSEEQMPTHNPKISIAKIADADYECILPKINDALVNIYEKTGPEVVEAMKEIVPGYTSKYATTA, via the coding sequence ATGATTGACAGACTTAAGCATCAAACAATTGAAATATTCCGGAAGCATTCACTGCCCAGGTGGTTTGTTCTCTTAATTGATATAAGTGCAGTTTTACTTACATTCCTTCTTGCTTATATTTTAAGATTCAATTTTGAGCTAAATACCTTCAGTTACCCTGTCGCAATTAAGCAGGGAGTATTGGTATCTGCGGTTTATCTGGGACTGATGCTATTGTTTAAATCATATTCCGGATTACTAAGACAGACTACAATTAAGGATACATTTATTATAGCAGTAACTAATACAGTTGCTCTTGTAATTTTGTTGATACTGACCCTAATTACCAGGAGGGTGAGTTTGGAATCTTTATACAATGTCCCATTATCAATCTTAATGATTCATTATGGCACAGTTACTGTGTCTCTTATATTTTTTCGTGTTTTCATAAAGATGTTCTACGTGTTCGTATCTGTTCCTTCAAGCAGCAGAAAAAATGTGTTGATCTATGGATCAGGAGAGACAGGTATAATGGTTAAAAAGGTAATACACAGTGACCCAAGGAGTGGATATCAGCTAAAAGGATTTATTGATGATAATCCTAAGTTGCAGGGCAAAAAAGTAGATGGTTTTCCCGTTTATTCACAAAAAGTTCTTTCAAGGGAATTTATTGAAGCTGAGGGCATTTCTGTTTTTATCTTTGCAATAAAGGATATCTCACCTCAAAAGAAAAAAGAGGTGCTGGAATCAATGATTGAACTGGGTCTTGAAATTCTTGATACTCCGTCCTTTGATCAATGGCTGAATGGGAACTTACAGGTTAAGCAATTGAGGAAAGTACAGTTGGAAGACCTTTTGGGAAGAGATCCGATTACACTTGACCTGAAAAGAATTGGGGCTGGATTGAAAGGAAAAACAATTTTGGTTACTGGAGCTGCAGGTTCAATAGGATCTGAGATTGTAAGGCAGCTTACTAGATACGATTACAAGCTTTTGGTGTTGGTTGACCAGGCAGAGACTCCTTGTTTTTATCTTAATAATGAACTCACTGAAAAGTTCCCTGATTGCCGGTTTAAACTGATTGTGGGTGATGTTACAAATGAGCTGAAAATGGATTTTATTTTCAGAAAATATCATCCTGAAATTGTATTCCATGCAGCTGCTTACAAGCATGTTCCGGTGATGGAGAGGAATCCGCATGAGGCTTTCAGGGTTAATGTTGGAGGAACAAAGAATATCTCTGATCTCGCAATCAAGTATAAAGCAGAGAAATTTGTAATGATTTCATCAGATAAGGCTGTCAATCCAACCAATGTAATGGGGGCTTCAAAAAAGGTATGCGAACTTCTCGTTCATGCACAGGCAAGAAGGACAGGAATTAAAACTAAATTCATTACAACCAGGTTCGGCAATGTGTTAGGGTCTAACGGGTCTGTTATACCACTATTTAAGAAACAGATTGCAGACGGTGGTCCCATAACAATTACTGATCCAGAGATTACTCGTTTCTTTATGACAATACCTGAAGCCTGTCAGCTGGTTCTTGAAGCAGGTTTTATGGGTAATGGAGGCGAGATTTTTATTTTTGATATGGGGCAACCGATCAAGATTCTTGATATCGCCACACGACTGATACAACTTTCAGGTCTCGAACCATATGAGGATATCGAGATAAAATTTACAGGATTGCGTCCGGGTGAAAAACTATACGAAGAACTCTTTGCCACAAGTGAAGAACAAATGCCAACACATAATCCGAAGATAAGCATCGCCAAAATTGCTGATGCAGACTATGAATGTATCCTGCCAAAGATAAATGATGCACTGGTTAATATCTACGAAAAAACCGGTCCGGAGGTTGTTGAGGCTATGAAGGAGATTGTGCCGGGGTATACGAGTAAATATGCAACTACTGCCTAA
- a CDS encoding four helix bundle protein has translation MKSVFRFEDFEIWKDGIQVSKQLLKVANDLEEQKYYRFAEQLRSATMSITNNIAEGSGSFSDKEFAQFLNISRRSIFECVNILIILNESEMLSLDTLDPLKDKLDHLSRKITLFRKSLM, from the coding sequence ATGAAATCGGTATTCAGATTTGAAGATTTTGAGATATGGAAAGATGGAATTCAGGTTTCTAAGCAACTTCTCAAAGTAGCAAATGATCTTGAAGAACAGAAATATTACAGATTCGCGGAACAACTAAGATCAGCTACAATGAGTATCACAAACAATATAGCTGAAGGTTCCGGCTCATTTTCTGACAAAGAGTTTGCGCAATTTTTAAACATATCACGAAGATCAATTTTTGAATGTGTTAATATTCTTATTATCTTGAATGAATCTGAAATGTTATCACTGGATACACTTGACCCACTTAAAGACAAATTGGATCATCTGTCAAGAAAAATAACACTTTTCAGAAAATCCTTAATGTAA
- a CDS encoding SDR family oxidoreductase — MERLLRDKRVLVTGGAGFIGSNLVESLLYSGNSVVCLDNFSTGKRENLSSFIDNQKFKLIEGDIRNYEDCLKAVENIDIVFHEAALGSVPRSIKDPVSTTDVNIGGFVKMLFASKEAGVKRFIYAASSSTYGDHPDLPKVEDKIGSPLSPYAITKYVDELYADIFYKTYGIEVIGLRYFNVFGRRQDPDGAYAAVIPKFVKTLMKKDVPLINGDGTISRDFTYIDNVIQVNHLAALVERKDALNQVYNVAHGERTTLNQLFYSIREKAGEYDKNILTIEPKYGPARSGDIPHSLASIEKARRLLGYSPVLNVDEGLTEALKWYWSNL, encoded by the coding sequence ATGGAGCGATTATTGAGGGATAAAAGAGTGTTGGTCACAGGTGGAGCGGGATTTATCGGCTCAAATCTTGTAGAGTCATTATTATATTCCGGAAATTCTGTTGTTTGTCTTGATAATTTCTCAACCGGAAAACGAGAAAATCTTTCCTCATTCATTGATAATCAAAAATTTAAGCTCATTGAAGGCGATATTCGCAATTATGAAGACTGTCTGAAGGCAGTTGAGAATATTGATATTGTTTTCCACGAAGCTGCTTTGGGTTCAGTTCCAAGGTCAATAAAAGACCCTGTATCAACAACAGATGTAAATATTGGTGGTTTTGTGAAAATGCTTTTTGCTTCAAAGGAAGCAGGAGTGAAGAGGTTTATTTATGCAGCCAGTTCATCTACTTATGGTGATCATCCTGATCTGCCGAAAGTTGAAGATAAAATAGGTTCACCATTGTCACCCTATGCTATTACCAAATACGTTGATGAACTTTATGCTGATATCTTTTATAAAACTTATGGTATTGAAGTAATAGGATTAAGGTATTTCAATGTATTTGGCAGACGTCAGGATCCTGATGGAGCCTATGCTGCTGTTATACCAAAATTTGTCAAGACATTGATGAAGAAAGATGTCCCGTTGATTAACGGCGATGGTACAATATCCAGGGATTTTACTTATATTGATAACGTGATTCAGGTAAACCATCTGGCAGCATTAGTTGAGAGAAAGGATGCACTGAATCAGGTTTATAATGTAGCGCACGGCGAAAGAACAACACTTAACCAGCTTTTCTATTCAATCCGGGAGAAAGCAGGTGAGTATGACAAAAATATTTTAACCATTGAACCAAAGTATGGTCCTGCAAGATCGGGAGATATACCGCATTCACTTGCCTCAATAGAGAAGGCAAGGCGCTTGCTTGGGTATTCACCTGTTCTGAATGTTGATGAAGGACTTACCGAGGCATTAAAATGGTACTGGAGTAATTTGTAG
- the wecB gene encoding UDP-N-acetylglucosamine 2-epimerase (non-hydrolyzing) has product MKLLNIVGARPQIIKASAISRAIRKHFSGEIREIIVHTGQHYDKEMSDIFFDELEIHKPHYNLGVGSAGHGKQTAMMLTGIEDVLNEEKPDCVVLYGDTNSTLAGALAASKLHYPIIHIEAGLRSFNKTMPEELNRIVSDHASTLLFAPTNTAFKNLMAEGFRPENSPPYTVDNPKIYFTGDIMYDNTLFFAGLAEKKKSSFLKELSLEKDNFVLVTIHRDTNTDDIERLKEILVTLKTLGEEKNLKMVMPFHPRTLISLKSRLEKLYDELCTSPLIKIIPPVSFLEMILLEKNCRMIITDSGGVQKESHFFKKPCIVLRKETEWTELVTNGTARLTDADPMKIRNEFLNFIDSQKLYDYPGFYGDGKTAEFIIREILLMFEKV; this is encoded by the coding sequence ATAAAACTTCTCAATATAGTAGGAGCTCGTCCTCAGATAATTAAAGCATCAGCCATAAGCAGGGCAATACGGAAGCACTTTTCAGGTGAAATCAGGGAGATTATCGTTCATACCGGTCAGCACTATGATAAGGAAATGTCAGATATCTTTTTTGATGAGCTTGAAATACATAAACCTCATTATAACCTGGGGGTGGGATCAGCTGGTCATGGAAAACAGACAGCTATGATGCTTACAGGAATTGAAGATGTTCTTAATGAGGAGAAACCAGACTGTGTGGTTTTATATGGTGATACTAATTCAACTCTTGCAGGTGCGCTTGCTGCTTCAAAGCTCCATTACCCGATTATACATATCGAGGCAGGATTGCGTTCATTCAACAAGACGATGCCGGAGGAATTAAACAGGATTGTAAGTGATCATGCTTCCACACTTCTCTTTGCACCTACAAATACAGCTTTTAAGAATCTTATGGCTGAAGGATTCCGGCCTGAAAACAGTCCTCCTTATACGGTTGATAATCCTAAGATCTATTTCACTGGCGACATAATGTATGACAATACATTGTTTTTTGCCGGATTGGCTGAAAAGAAGAAATCATCTTTTCTTAAGGAGCTATCTCTTGAAAAAGACAACTTTGTTCTTGTTACAATTCACAGAGACACCAATACAGACGATATTGAACGGCTTAAGGAAATACTCGTTACACTGAAGACTTTGGGTGAGGAAAAGAATCTGAAAATGGTTATGCCTTTTCATCCGCGTACACTTATCTCACTTAAGTCACGACTTGAAAAACTTTACGATGAGCTTTGCACGAGCCCTTTAATTAAAATAATTCCACCGGTCTCTTTTCTTGAAATGATACTTCTTGAGAAGAATTGCAGGATGATTATTACAGATTCAGGCGGAGTTCAGAAGGAATCACATTTCTTTAAAAAACCATGTATAGTTCTGAGAAAAGAGACTGAATGGACTGAACTTGTGACAAATGGAACAGCACGTTTAACAGATGCCGACCCCATGAAAATAAGAAACGAATTCCTGAATTTCATTGATTCTCAGAAATTATATGATTATCCTGGATTCTATGGTGATGGAAAGACAGCTGAATTCATCATCAGAGAGATACTGCTTATGTTTGAAAAAGTGTAA